A genomic stretch from Bradyrhizobium sp. 195 includes:
- a CDS encoding lytic transglycosylase domain-containing protein, which produces MRIARFIAVLCLALVLSPALAEEAPQPVAPPKAEEPAKPAEKPADARESDMRESICLIVEAAARDANLPLEFFARVIWQESRFQADAVGPTTRSGEHAQGIAQFMPGTASERGLLNPFNPVQALPKSAEFLSELRSQFGNLGLAAAAYNAGPRRVQEWLAGTGGMPEQTRNYVFAITGTSVDAWAKAGATGKGPPSSPPTSCRDLMALLKRAPNAFVAELEQHVELAAAKAWGVQLAAGFDRNRALAMYSRAVTRLSTVIGERDPSLLSSVMRSRGTRAFYQVRIGTDTRSEADDLCNRIRKAGGACFVLKNKGVAG; this is translated from the coding sequence ATGCGAATAGCTCGGTTTATCGCTGTCTTGTGCCTTGCCCTCGTGCTGTCGCCGGCGCTCGCAGAGGAGGCGCCGCAGCCCGTCGCGCCTCCGAAGGCGGAGGAGCCCGCGAAGCCGGCGGAGAAGCCGGCTGACGCGCGCGAGAGCGATATGCGGGAATCGATCTGCCTGATCGTGGAGGCGGCCGCGCGCGATGCCAATCTTCCGCTGGAATTCTTCGCCCGGGTGATCTGGCAGGAGAGCCGCTTTCAGGCCGATGCGGTGGGCCCCACGACGCGCAGTGGCGAGCACGCACAGGGGATCGCGCAGTTCATGCCGGGCACCGCCAGCGAGCGCGGGCTGCTCAATCCGTTCAATCCGGTGCAGGCATTGCCGAAGTCGGCGGAGTTCTTGAGCGAACTGCGCAGCCAGTTCGGCAATCTCGGCCTTGCCGCAGCCGCCTACAATGCCGGCCCGCGGCGCGTGCAGGAATGGCTCGCCGGCACCGGGGGCATGCCGGAGCAGACCCGCAACTACGTCTTCGCCATCACCGGCACGAGCGTCGATGCCTGGGCCAAGGCGGGAGCGACCGGCAAGGGCCCGCCGAGCTCACCGCCGACCAGCTGCCGTGATCTGATGGCGCTGCTCAAACGCGCGCCGAATGCCTTCGTCGCCGAGCTCGAGCAGCATGTGGAGCTTGCGGCCGCAAAGGCATGGGGCGTCCAGCTCGCCGCCGGCTTCGACCGCAACAGGGCACTGGCGATGTACTCCCGCGCCGTGACGCGGCTCAGCACGGTGATTGGCGAGCGCGATCCGAGCCTGCTGTCATCCGTGATGCGCAGCCGCGGCACGCGCGCATTCTACCAGGTACGCATCGGCACTGATACGCGTAGCGAGGCGGATGATCTGTGCAACCGCATCCGCAAAGCGGGTGGGGCGTGCTTCGTGCTGAAGAACAAGGGTGTGGCGGGGTAG
- a CDS encoding AzlD domain-containing protein yields MSFAQAIGDWHALAVLFVAGVVPNQIWRMLGLWFGGGIDEGSELLVWVRAVATAILAGVIAEIVVEPPGALASVPDVLRYGAVAAGLVAFLLARRSIFAGVVTGEVFMLAGKWWLG; encoded by the coding sequence ATGAGCTTTGCGCAAGCGATCGGCGACTGGCATGCGCTGGCGGTGCTGTTCGTCGCCGGCGTCGTTCCCAACCAGATTTGGCGCATGCTGGGCCTGTGGTTCGGCGGCGGCATCGACGAAGGCTCCGAACTGCTGGTCTGGGTGCGGGCGGTTGCGACCGCGATCCTCGCCGGCGTCATCGCCGAGATCGTGGTCGAGCCGCCGGGCGCGCTCGCCAGCGTGCCGGATGTGCTGCGCTATGGCGCGGTGGCGGCCGGCCTCGTCGCCTTTCTGCTGGCCCGTCGCTCGATCTTTGCAGGCGTGGTCACCGGCGAGGTCTTCATGCTGGCCGGCAAGTGGTGGTTGGGCTAA
- the tsaA gene encoding tRNA (N6-threonylcarbamoyladenosine(37)-N6)-methyltransferase TrmO gives MVREQELREGEVAIELPPTQDAGLVFIGRIRTPWASRLETPRQGRQDGPVCRLEIFEPFVPAIKGVDFYSNLEVLYWLDQSRRDIILQSPKNNEKTRGTFSLRSPVRPNPIGTSIVKLVGIEGNAILVRGLDCLDNTPLIDIKPDRCEFTPLAAPQKGDFETE, from the coding sequence ATGGTTCGCGAACAGGAGCTCCGCGAGGGCGAGGTCGCCATCGAGCTGCCACCGACGCAAGATGCCGGCCTCGTCTTCATCGGCCGTATCCGCACGCCCTGGGCGTCGCGGCTGGAGACGCCGCGGCAGGGACGTCAGGATGGTCCGGTGTGCCGTCTCGAGATCTTCGAGCCGTTCGTGCCGGCCATCAAGGGCGTCGATTTCTACAGCAATCTCGAAGTGCTCTACTGGCTCGACCAGTCGCGCCGCGACATCATCCTGCAAAGTCCGAAGAACAACGAGAAAACCCGCGGCACCTTTTCGCTGCGCTCGCCGGTCCGGCCTAATCCGATCGGCACCTCGATCGTGAAGCTGGTCGGGATCGAGGGCAATGCGATCCTGGTGCGCGGGCTCGACTGCCTCGACAACACGCCGCTGATCGACATCAAGCCGGATCGTTGCGAGTTCACGCCTCTGGCCGCGCCGCAGAAGGGCGATTTCGAGACGGAGTAG
- a CDS encoding cell envelope integrity EipB family protein — protein sequence MVHLFRTSLGVMALAAAAFGPGGGAQAANGPFLAHQALYDLSLVKSRSNSVNSARGRILYNFTGSSCEGYTSEFRQVSELDSGEGKVTLSDLRSNSWEDAAGKSYRFKIETRMNEADAGRVDGSAERDGDHINVKLKLPAPKSFTLDGKIVFPTEQIQRIIAAANEGKSLLELSVYDGSDDGQKVYNTLTVIGQPVPADRAGSPDPSTSDEHMKSLKRWPVTVSYFDREAQQKEGEQTPVYAMAFELYENGVSRQLVLDYNDFVISGAMGKFDVKDSKPCN from the coding sequence ATGGTGCACCTTTTCCGGACTTCGCTCGGTGTGATGGCGCTCGCGGCGGCCGCTTTCGGTCCCGGCGGCGGGGCTCAGGCCGCCAACGGTCCGTTTCTGGCGCATCAAGCGCTCTATGACCTCAGCCTGGTGAAATCGCGTTCCAACTCCGTCAACAGCGCGCGTGGCCGCATCCTCTACAACTTCACCGGAAGCTCGTGCGAGGGCTACACCTCCGAATTCCGTCAGGTCTCCGAGCTCGACAGCGGCGAGGGCAAGGTTACGCTCAGCGACCTCCGTTCCAATTCCTGGGAGGATGCCGCCGGCAAGAGCTATCGCTTCAAGATCGAAACGCGCATGAACGAGGCGGATGCCGGCCGGGTCGACGGCTCGGCCGAGCGCGACGGCGACCACATCAACGTCAAGCTGAAGCTGCCGGCGCCGAAGAGTTTCACCCTCGATGGCAAGATCGTGTTTCCGACCGAGCAGATCCAGCGCATCATCGCGGCAGCCAACGAAGGCAAGTCGCTGCTCGAGCTCTCGGTCTATGACGGCTCCGACGACGGCCAGAAGGTCTACAACACGCTGACCGTGATCGGCCAGCCGGTCCCCGCCGACCGCGCCGGCTCGCCGGATCCGTCGACCTCCGACGAGCACATGAAGTCGCTCAAGCGCTGGCCCGTCACCGTCAGCTATTTCGACCGCGAGGCCCAGCAGAAGGAAGGCGAGCAGACGCCGGTCTACGCGATGGCGTTCGAGCTCTACGAAAATGGCGTCTCGCGCCAGCTCGTGCTCGACTACAACGATTTTGTCATTTCCGGCGCGATGGGCAAGTTCGACGTCAAGGACAGCAAGCCCTGTAATTGA
- a CDS encoding GNAT family N-acetyltransferase: MASPEITLEAVPSIGNVSPEDWDACANPGKAFNEKTCNGHGPGTSSGLPGDSLGLLEPAYNPFVSHAFLSAVETSGSATIRTGWGPRHLVAKLDGRVAGVVPCYLKSHSQGEYVFDRGWADAYERAGGRYYPKLQVSVPFTPATGPRLLVRDGVDRERIMEALASGLVALCGVSKASSVHVTFAQEAEWKLLGEHGFLLRTDQQFHWHNEGFASFDDFLATLNSRHRKSIKRERRDALAAGITIHWLTGKDITEDAWDAFFMFYMETGSRKWGRPYLTREFFSLIGETMSEDVLLVMARRNDCWIAGAINFIGSDTLFGRNWGAVEHHPFLHFEVCYYQAIDFAINRGLQHVEAGAQGEHKIARGYLPRTTHSAHFIADPGLRRAIDDYLKRERAYVAEAGRELAELGPFRKGVDEAP; this comes from the coding sequence ATGGCATCACCTGAAATCACGCTCGAGGCCGTACCTTCGATTGGCAACGTGTCACCGGAGGACTGGGACGCCTGCGCCAACCCCGGCAAGGCCTTTAACGAAAAGACCTGCAACGGACATGGCCCGGGAACCTCATCCGGACTTCCAGGTGATTCCCTCGGTCTCTTAGAACCTGCCTATAACCCATTCGTCTCGCACGCATTTCTCTCCGCCGTCGAGACATCGGGTTCGGCGACCATCCGCACCGGCTGGGGCCCGCGGCACCTCGTGGCCAAGCTCGATGGCCGCGTCGCCGGCGTCGTGCCCTGCTATCTGAAATCGCATTCCCAAGGCGAGTACGTCTTTGACCGCGGCTGGGCGGACGCCTATGAGCGCGCCGGCGGGCGCTATTATCCGAAGCTCCAGGTCTCGGTTCCCTTCACCCCGGCAACCGGGCCGCGGCTGCTGGTCCGCGACGGCGTCGATCGCGAACGCATCATGGAGGCGCTGGCGAGTGGGCTGGTGGCGCTGTGCGGCGTCAGCAAGGCCTCTTCTGTCCATGTCACGTTCGCGCAGGAGGCCGAGTGGAAGCTGCTCGGCGAGCACGGCTTCCTTCTGCGCACCGATCAGCAGTTCCACTGGCACAATGAGGGCTTCGCGAGCTTCGACGATTTCCTGGCGACGCTGAACTCGCGCCACCGCAAATCGATCAAGCGCGAGCGGCGCGATGCGCTCGCCGCCGGGATCACCATCCACTGGCTCACGGGCAAGGACATCACCGAGGACGCCTGGGATGCTTTCTTCATGTTCTACATGGAGACCGGCTCGCGCAAATGGGGCCGCCCCTATCTGACGCGCGAGTTCTTCTCGCTGATCGGCGAGACCATGAGCGAGGACGTGCTGCTGGTAATGGCTCGCCGCAACGATTGCTGGATCGCAGGCGCAATCAACTTCATCGGCTCGGACACGCTGTTCGGGCGCAACTGGGGCGCGGTCGAGCATCATCCCTTCCTGCATTTCGAGGTCTGCTACTATCAGGCGATCGATTTCGCGATCAATCGCGGCCTGCAGCATGTCGAGGCCGGCGCGCAAGGCGAGCACAAGATCGCGCGCGGCTACCTGCCGCGCACCACCCATTCCGCCCACTTCATCGCCGATCCCGGCCTGCGCCGCGCCATCGACGATTATCTCAAGCGCGAGCGCGCCTATGTCGCGGAAGCCGGACGGGAGCTCGCCGAGCTCGGCCCGTTCCGCAAAGGCGTCGACGAGGCGCCTTGA
- a CDS encoding RidA family protein, translating to MAGTVEQKLAEQGIKLHEAPTPVANYVPFVRTGNLLFVSGQVCFDPAGKLIAKGKLGAGVSIEDGAAAARGCAVNLLAQVKAALGDLDKVVRVVRLGGFINSAPDFLDGPKVLNGASDLMVAAFGDKGRHARTTVGVASLPADAAVEVDGVFEVA from the coding sequence ATGGCGGGCACGGTCGAGCAGAAGCTGGCGGAACAGGGCATCAAGCTGCACGAGGCTCCCACGCCCGTCGCCAATTACGTCCCGTTCGTGCGCACCGGCAATCTGTTGTTCGTCTCCGGCCAGGTCTGCTTCGACCCCGCCGGCAAGCTGATCGCCAAGGGCAAGCTGGGCGCCGGCGTCTCCATCGAGGACGGCGCTGCGGCGGCACGCGGCTGCGCGGTGAACCTGCTGGCCCAGGTCAAGGCGGCGCTGGGCGACCTCGATAAGGTCGTGCGCGTGGTCCGCCTCGGTGGCTTCATCAATTCGGCGCCTGACTTCCTGGACGGGCCGAAGGTCCTGAACGGCGCCTCGGATTTGATGGTCGCCGCCTTCGGTGACAAGGGCCGCCATGCCCGCACCACCGTCGGCGTCGCCTCGCTGCCCGCCGATGCGGCGGTCGAGGTCGACGGCGTGTTCGAGGTCGCCTGA
- a CDS encoding HIT domain-containing protein: MTAYDTNNIFAKILRGELPCSKVYEDEHVFAFLDIMPRVPGHTLVIPKAAARNILDIKPDDYAHVARGAHKIAAAAMKAFKADGITVQQFNEPAGGQVVFHLHMHVMPRHDGVAMLPPASRKEDAKVLEEHAAKLIAALKAG; the protein is encoded by the coding sequence ATGACCGCCTACGATACCAACAACATCTTCGCAAAGATCCTGCGCGGCGAGCTGCCTTGCTCCAAGGTGTACGAGGACGAGCACGTGTTCGCTTTCCTCGACATCATGCCGCGCGTCCCCGGTCATACGCTGGTGATCCCGAAGGCCGCTGCTCGCAACATCCTCGACATCAAGCCTGACGATTACGCCCATGTCGCCCGCGGCGCGCACAAGATCGCGGCGGCCGCAATGAAGGCCTTCAAGGCCGACGGCATCACCGTGCAACAATTCAACGAGCCCGCCGGCGGACAGGTGGTGTTTCACCTGCACATGCACGTGATGCCGCGCCACGACGGCGTCGCGATGCTGCCTCCCGCCAGCCGCAAGGAAGACGCCAAGGTGCTGGAAGAGCACGCCGCGAAGCTGATCGCGGCGCTGAAGGCAGGCTAG
- a CDS encoding HAD family hydrolase, translating to MVTIFFDLDGTLTNPKPGITRSIQYALERLGVAVPSEDELTWCIGPPLHASLKMLTGTDELADRALLLYRERFSDIGLFENEAYAGIVDTLTTLAATTPRMFVATSKPAVYATRIVDHFGLKPYFERVFGSELDGTRVDKRDLLRYALDETRVDASSAIMIGDRSHDVVGARTNGMTAIGVLYGYGSEAELRDAGAHHICAAHPELLGHCVG from the coding sequence ATGGTGACAATCTTTTTTGATCTCGACGGCACGCTCACAAACCCGAAGCCGGGGATCACGCGCTCGATCCAGTACGCGCTGGAGCGGCTGGGTGTCGCGGTGCCGAGCGAGGACGAGCTGACCTGGTGCATCGGCCCGCCGCTGCATGCCAGTCTGAAAATGCTCACCGGAACCGACGAGCTCGCCGACCGCGCGTTACTGCTCTATCGCGAGCGCTTCAGCGATATCGGCCTCTTCGAGAACGAAGCCTATGCCGGCATCGTGGACACTCTGACGACGCTGGCCGCGACGACGCCGCGCATGTTTGTCGCGACCAGCAAGCCCGCGGTCTACGCCACCCGCATCGTCGATCATTTCGGTCTGAAGCCCTATTTCGAGCGTGTGTTCGGCTCCGAGCTCGACGGCACGCGCGTCGACAAGCGCGACCTGCTGCGCTACGCGCTCGACGAGACCAGGGTCGATGCGAGCAGTGCGATCATGATCGGCGACCGCAGCCATGACGTGGTCGGCGCCCGCACCAACGGCATGACCGCCATCGGCGTGCTCTATGGCTATGGCAGCGAGGCCGAGCTCAGGGACGCCGGTGCGCATCACATCTGCGCCGCGCATCCGGAATTGCTCGGGCATTGCGTGGGCTGA
- a CDS encoding AzlC family ABC transporter permease, with protein sequence MALPPLDSPQWQSPWLAFGWGLRSITQTILTIVLFVTYLGIGALAHDTHFSLAWALCSTLFVWAGPAQIILITTLGSGATIIQSAIAVTVSAIRLFPMVVSVLPLMRTPTTKRRELIFAAHLTAVTLWVECHRFLPQVPRERRIAFVHGLGCGLVSVCLVANTVGYFLAANLTQTLGAAILLLTPLSFLFSTARNSREIADVVALVLGILLYPLAAKMNSGVDILVSGVVAGTIAYGVHWWRQVRA encoded by the coding sequence GTGGCGCTTCCTCCGCTCGATTCTCCTCAATGGCAAAGTCCCTGGCTTGCCTTCGGCTGGGGGCTGCGCTCGATCACGCAGACGATCCTCACCATCGTGCTGTTCGTGACCTATCTCGGCATCGGCGCACTCGCCCATGACACCCATTTCAGCCTGGCCTGGGCGCTCTGTTCGACGCTGTTCGTCTGGGCGGGGCCGGCGCAGATCATCCTGATCACCACGCTCGGCTCCGGCGCCACCATCATTCAGTCGGCGATTGCAGTCACGGTCAGCGCGATCCGTCTGTTTCCGATGGTGGTCTCGGTGCTGCCGCTGATGCGCACGCCGACGACCAAACGCCGCGAGCTGATCTTTGCTGCGCATCTCACCGCGGTGACGCTGTGGGTCGAATGCCACCGCTTCCTGCCGCAAGTGCCGCGTGAGCGGCGGATCGCGTTCGTTCACGGGCTCGGCTGCGGCCTCGTCTCGGTCTGCCTCGTCGCCAACACGGTCGGCTATTTCCTCGCCGCCAATCTGACGCAGACGCTTGGAGCTGCGATCCTGCTGCTGACGCCGCTGTCCTTCCTGTTCTCGACCGCGCGCAACAGCCGCGAGATCGCCGATGTCGTCGCGCTCGTGCTCGGCATATTGCTGTATCCGCTGGCCGCGAAGATGAACTCCGGCGTCGATATCCTGGTCAGTGGGGTGGTGGCCGGCACGATCGCCTATGGCGTGCATTGGTGGCGACAGGTGCGCGCATGA
- a CDS encoding glycerophosphodiester phosphodiesterase: protein MRAPDWLTARPVAHRGLHDISRGIVENMPGAVQAAIAGNFSIEVDIQLSADGEAMVHHDHALGRLTEATGEVVERTAAELKAIKFKDTPERMMSLSDLCALVAGRVPLVIEVKSHFGGDRKLVKRMAEVLESYDGPAVGMSFDPDQVLALRELLPNRPRGIVAQRTYEDDYWAKLSQEQRDSMLYLRHGFRTQPHFVAFRVDDLPAPAPWIARNVFGCALLGWTVRTGEQRTRVGQHADQMIFEGFVP from the coding sequence ATGCGCGCTCCGGATTGGCTAACAGCCCGGCCAGTCGCCCATCGCGGCCTGCACGACATCTCTCGTGGCATTGTCGAGAACATGCCGGGCGCGGTGCAGGCTGCGATCGCGGGCAATTTCTCGATCGAGGTCGACATCCAGCTCTCCGCCGATGGCGAGGCCATGGTGCATCACGACCATGCGCTCGGCCGCCTCACCGAGGCCACCGGCGAGGTGGTCGAAAGGACCGCGGCGGAGTTGAAGGCGATCAAGTTCAAGGACACGCCTGAGCGGATGATGTCGCTCAGCGATCTCTGCGCGCTCGTCGCCGGCCGCGTCCCGCTGGTGATCGAGGTGAAGAGCCATTTTGGCGGCGACCGCAAGCTGGTGAAGCGGATGGCGGAGGTGCTGGAATCCTATGACGGGCCAGCCGTCGGCATGTCCTTCGATCCCGACCAGGTGCTGGCGCTGCGCGAGTTGTTGCCCAACCGCCCGCGCGGCATCGTCGCGCAGCGCACCTATGAGGACGATTACTGGGCCAAGCTGAGCCAGGAGCAGCGCGACAGCATGCTGTATCTGCGCCACGGCTTTCGGACCCAGCCCCACTTCGTCGCCTTTCGGGTCGACGACCTCCCGGCCCCCGCCCCCTGGATCGCCCGCAACGTCTTCGGCTGCGCCCTGCTCGGCTGGACGGTGCGCACGGGCGAGCAGCGGACGCGGGTTGGGCAGCATGCGGATCAAATGATTTTTGAAGGGTTCGTGCCGTAA
- a CDS encoding RidA family protein: MPKLDHLRPSGLHHNPAYSHVVTATGARTIYISGQVSVDEEGRIVGEGDIAAQTTQVMQNLGHALKAAGASYANIVKITTFVVNYKPELRPIIGKARSAFFEGMEPPASTLVGVSALAAPEWMIEIEAVAVAD, from the coding sequence ATGCCCAAGCTCGATCATCTCCGCCCCAGCGGCTTGCATCACAATCCCGCTTATTCCCACGTCGTCACGGCGACCGGCGCGCGGACTATCTACATTTCCGGCCAAGTGTCGGTGGACGAGGAGGGGCGGATCGTCGGCGAGGGCGATATTGCCGCGCAGACGACGCAGGTGATGCAGAATCTCGGGCACGCGCTGAAGGCGGCGGGGGCGAGCTACGCCAACATCGTCAAGATCACGACCTTCGTCGTGAACTACAAGCCGGAGCTGCGCCCCATCATCGGCAAGGCTCGCTCCGCCTTCTTCGAAGGCATGGAGCCGCCGGCCTCTACGCTCGTCGGCGTCTCCGCACTCGCCGCGCCGGAATGGATGATCGAGATCGAGGCGGTGGCCGTCGCGGATTGA